Proteins from a genomic interval of Ferrovibrio terrae:
- the phoU gene encoding phosphate signaling complex protein PhoU, protein MPQHIVQRYDDELKKLSTLIVQMGGLAESQLAAAVDAIVKRDSKLAEEVVQGDAKIDALRNQVDDFAIEMLARRQPMAADLRVIVAALRISSEIERIGDYAKNVGKRAVALNQAPLVRPVHAIPRMAALVQALIKDTLDAYITDDAAKADAVWARDEEVDDLYTSLFRELLTYMMEDPRSITPCTHLLFIAKNIERIGDHATNIAELIHYTVLGEMPKEDRPKGDDTAYAVVNVPGGQR, encoded by the coding sequence ATGCCGCAACATATCGTTCAGCGTTACGACGACGAGCTGAAGAAGCTTTCCACCCTGATCGTGCAGATGGGCGGACTGGCGGAATCGCAGCTGGCTGCCGCGGTCGATGCCATCGTCAAGCGTGACAGCAAACTGGCCGAAGAGGTTGTGCAGGGCGACGCCAAGATCGATGCCTTGCGCAACCAGGTCGACGATTTTGCCATTGAGATGCTGGCCCGCCGGCAGCCGATGGCCGCCGATCTGCGCGTAATTGTCGCGGCGCTGCGTATCTCCTCGGAGATTGAGCGTATCGGCGATTATGCCAAGAATGTCGGCAAGCGCGCGGTTGCGCTGAACCAGGCGCCGCTGGTGCGGCCGGTACATGCCATCCCGCGCATGGCTGCCCTGGTGCAGGCCCTGATCAAGGACACGCTGGACGCCTATATCACCGACGACGCCGCCAAGGCTGACGCGGTCTGGGCCCGAGACGAAGAGGTTGATGACCTCTATACCAGCCTGTTTCGCGAATTGCTGACCTACATGATGGAAGATCCGCGCTCCATCACGCCCTGCACGCATCTGCTGTTCATCGCCAAGAACATCGAGCGTATCGGCGATCATGCCACCAACATCGCCGAGCTGATCCACTACACGGTTCTGGGTGAGATGCCCAAGGAAGATCGCCCGAAGGGGGATGATACCGCCTACGCGGTGGTCAATGTGCCGGGAGGCCAGCGATGA
- a CDS encoding MlaC/ttg2D family ABC transporter substrate-binding protein, whose translation MPLPLTVSRRLLLTALAGLALVAAGPVRAAQAAAPDQFIREVGTDTLKALGDRSLTQEKREGLVRTLLTNHLDLDAVGRFCLGRYSRGITPEQKKEYDALFEDYLTKVYAQLLSQYNGETLEVRDGAKAAGSESIVESQINRQSGPPIRVEWKTHEKDGKPRVTDVIVEGVSMAFTQRQQFESVIQNNGGKIDALFAAMKKQIAGRR comes from the coding sequence ATGCCCCTTCCCCTGACCGTTTCACGCCGCCTACTGCTTACGGCCCTGGCCGGACTTGCGCTTGTCGCTGCCGGCCCCGTCCGTGCGGCCCAGGCCGCGGCGCCCGACCAGTTCATCCGCGAGGTCGGCACCGACACGCTGAAGGCGCTGGGCGACCGCTCATTGACCCAGGAAAAACGCGAAGGACTGGTCCGCACCCTGCTGACCAACCACCTCGACCTCGATGCGGTCGGCCGCTTCTGCCTTGGCCGCTACAGCCGCGGCATCACGCCCGAACAGAAGAAGGAATACGACGCGCTGTTCGAGGACTACCTCACCAAGGTCTATGCCCAGTTGCTGTCGCAGTATAACGGCGAAACGCTGGAAGTCCGCGACGGCGCCAAGGCAGCCGGCAGCGAGAGCATCGTTGAATCGCAGATCAATCGCCAGAGCGGCCCGCCGATCCGTGTCGAATGGAAGACGCATGAGAAGGACGGCAAGCCGCGGGTCACCGACGTGATCGTGGAAGGCGTGTCGATGGCCTTCACACAGCGTCAGCAGTTCGAATCGGTGATCCAGAACAATGGCGGTAAGATCGATGCCCTGTTCGCCGCCATGAAGAAGCAGATCGCCGGCCGCCGCTAA
- the metF gene encoding methylenetetrahydrofolate reductase [NAD(P)H]: protein MTTLTEPNAHAARRSGPLKVSFEFFPPKTPEMEESLWRSVMRLAPLSPRFVSVTYGAGGSTRERTHNTVVRILNETGLKPAAHLTCVGASKGEVDEVAQHYWQAGIRHIVALRGDAPEGSGGFQPHPQGYANSTDLIAGLKKIADFEISVGCYPEGHPDTASPRIELEHLKRKADAGATRCITQYFFDTDVYFRFLDRARSAGITIPIVPGILPVTNFRQVTKFSAACGASVPAWMADQFDGLDDDPETRRMVAAHIAAEQCRRLLAAGIDEFHFYTLNRADLTYAICHVLGVRPKPAIAGEVAA from the coding sequence ATGACCACGCTGACCGAACCCAATGCCCATGCCGCGCGGCGCTCGGGCCCGCTGAAGGTCTCGTTCGAGTTCTTCCCGCCCAAGACGCCGGAAATGGAGGAGAGCCTGTGGCGCAGCGTCATGCGCCTGGCGCCGCTCAGTCCGCGCTTCGTTTCGGTCACCTACGGTGCCGGCGGCTCGACGCGTGAGCGCACGCATAACACAGTCGTCCGCATCCTCAACGAAACCGGCCTGAAGCCGGCCGCGCATCTCACCTGCGTCGGCGCTTCCAAGGGCGAGGTGGACGAGGTGGCGCAGCATTACTGGCAGGCCGGCATCCGCCATATCGTGGCGCTGCGTGGCGATGCCCCGGAAGGCAGCGGCGGTTTCCAGCCGCATCCGCAGGGCTACGCCAATTCCACCGATCTGATCGCGGGCCTGAAGAAGATCGCCGATTTCGAGATCAGCGTTGGCTGCTATCCCGAGGGTCATCCCGATACGGCCTCACCGCGTATCGAGCTGGAACATCTGAAGCGCAAGGCCGATGCTGGCGCGACGCGCTGCATCACGCAGTATTTTTTCGATACGGATGTCTATTTCCGTTTCCTCGACCGCGCCCGTTCGGCCGGCATCACCATTCCGATCGTGCCCGGCATCCTGCCGGTCACCAATTTCCGCCAGGTGACAAAATTCTCCGCCGCCTGTGGCGCCAGCGTGCCGGCCTGGATGGCCGACCAGTTCGATGGTCTGGACGATGATCCCGAGACGCGGCGCATGGTGGCGGCGCATATCGCTGCCGAGCAGTGCCGCCGGCTTCTCGCTGCCGGAATCGACGAATTCCATTTCTACACGCTGAACCGCGCCGACCTGACTTACGCCATCTGCCATGTGCTGGGTGTGCGGCCGAAGCCGGCGATTGCCGGCGAGGTGGCGGCCTGA
- the pstA gene encoding phosphate ABC transporter permease PstA: protein MTDILADTMPRQQAAAALTPGIHMTDAANKRLKARYASERRFKMIGLSAILFSLTALAILMFTIASNGFTAFRQTHVRLDLQLSAEQIAPAGTTDVRKIMQGNYGAIILDALQKKFPDVQSRGERRRLQALVSAGAESQIGRMIVADPSLIGQTISVWLPTSSDIDMFVKRQVDTTAPEEERRVKDSQVRWLDSLKASGDLDLQFNLRFFTGADSREPELVGVWGGVVGSFYTLLVTLLVAFPLGIMAAIYLEEFAPKNHWTELIEVNINNLAAVPSIVYGLLGLAVFIGFFGMPRSAPFVGGLVLALMSLPVMIIASRAALRAVPPSIRQAALGLGASPLQVVLHHVLPLAMPGILTGTIIAMAHALGETAPLLMIGMVAFIVDIPTTPVDAATVLPVQIFMWADSSERGFVEKTSAAIIVLLVFLLLMNLAAILLRKKFERRW from the coding sequence ATGACTGACATCCTCGCCGATACCATGCCGCGTCAGCAGGCTGCCGCTGCCTTGACGCCGGGCATTCACATGACCGATGCGGCAAACAAACGGCTGAAGGCGCGCTATGCCTCCGAACGCCGCTTCAAGATGATTGGTCTGTCCGCGATCCTGTTTTCCCTGACAGCCCTTGCGATCCTTATGTTCACGATCGCCTCGAATGGCTTCACCGCCTTTCGCCAGACGCACGTCCGGCTCGATCTGCAGCTCAGCGCTGAACAGATTGCTCCGGCCGGCACTACCGATGTGCGCAAGATCATGCAGGGCAACTACGGCGCCATAATCCTGGACGCACTGCAGAAGAAGTTCCCGGATGTGCAGAGCCGTGGCGAGCGTCGCCGCCTGCAGGCCCTGGTCAGCGCCGGTGCCGAATCCCAGATTGGTCGTATGATCGTGGCCGATCCATCGCTGATCGGTCAGACCATTTCGGTCTGGCTGCCGACCTCGTCGGATATCGACATGTTCGTAAAGCGCCAGGTCGATACCACAGCCCCTGAAGAGGAGCGCCGGGTCAAGGATAGCCAGGTGCGCTGGCTTGACAGCCTGAAGGCGTCGGGTGATCTCGACCTGCAGTTCAATCTCCGCTTCTTCACCGGCGCGGATAGCCGAGAGCCGGAATTGGTTGGCGTCTGGGGTGGAGTGGTCGGCTCCTTCTATACCCTGCTGGTTACCTTGCTGGTGGCTTTCCCGCTCGGCATCATGGCGGCGATCTACCTTGAGGAGTTCGCGCCGAAAAACCACTGGACCGAACTGATCGAGGTCAACATCAACAACCTCGCGGCCGTGCCCTCAATCGTCTATGGACTGCTCGGCCTTGCGGTCTTTATCGGCTTCTTCGGGATGCCGCGCTCGGCGCCATTCGTCGGCGGCCTGGTCCTGGCCCTCATGAGTCTCCCGGTGATGATCATTGCATCGCGCGCCGCCCTGCGCGCCGTGCCGCCTTCGATCCGGCAGGCCGCACTCGGCCTCGGCGCCTCACCGCTGCAAGTGGTGCTGCATCATGTGCTGCCGCTGGCCATGCCCGGCATTCTTACGGGTACGATCATTGCCATGGCCCATGCACTGGGCGAAACCGCACCGCTTCTGATGATCGGCATGGTCGCCTTCATCGTCGATATCCCGACAACGCCGGTGGATGCCGCCACGGTGCTGCCGGTGCAGATCTTCATGTGGGCCGACAGTTCCGAGCGCGGCTTTGTCGAGAAAACCTCGGCGGCGATCATCGTGCTGCTGGTTTTCCTGCTGCTGATGAATTTGGCGGCGATCCTGCTGCGCAAGAAATTCGAGCGTCGCTGGTAA
- a CDS encoding homocysteine S-methyltransferase family protein translates to MFDTPEQRKERRAALKAAAKDRILVLDGAMGTMLQRRKLNEADYRGERFKGANSDLKGNHDLLNITRPDVIGEVHREYLDAGADLIETNTFSGTTISQADYHLEAAVDDINREGARIARLAADEYTAKDPSKPRFVAGAIGPTNRTASLSPDVNRPDFRNVTFDELKDAYRQQARGLVEGGADLLLIETIFDTLNAKAAAFGVYELFDELGEEWPIMISGTITDLSGRTLSGQTTEAFWNSLRHTKPFSVGLNCAFGADLMRAYVAELSRVADVPVSAYPNAGLPNQFGEYDEEPHTTAGHLREWALSGLLNIVGGCCGTTPDHIRAIADSVQGVKPRRIPTIPPQLRLSGLEPFAVPAA, encoded by the coding sequence ATGTTCGATACCCCGGAGCAACGCAAGGAACGCCGCGCGGCGCTGAAGGCAGCGGCAAAGGACCGCATCCTGGTGCTGGATGGCGCGATGGGCACCATGCTGCAGCGGCGCAAGCTGAACGAGGCCGACTATCGCGGCGAACGCTTCAAGGGTGCCAACAGCGACCTTAAGGGCAACCACGACCTCCTCAACATCACGCGGCCTGATGTGATCGGCGAGGTGCATCGCGAATATCTCGATGCCGGCGCTGACCTGATCGAAACCAACACCTTCAGCGGGACCACGATCAGCCAGGCTGATTACCATCTGGAAGCGGCTGTCGATGACATCAATCGCGAAGGTGCCAGAATCGCCCGCCTCGCGGCCGATGAATATACCGCGAAGGACCCGTCGAAGCCGCGTTTCGTTGCCGGCGCCATCGGACCCACAAATCGCACGGCCTCGCTGTCGCCCGACGTGAACCGGCCGGATTTCCGCAATGTCACCTTCGATGAACTGAAAGACGCCTACAGGCAGCAGGCGCGTGGGCTGGTTGAAGGCGGCGCCGATCTGCTGCTGATCGAGACGATCTTCGACACGCTGAACGCCAAGGCGGCTGCCTTCGGCGTCTACGAGCTGTTCGACGAGCTGGGTGAAGAGTGGCCGATCATGATCTCGGGCACCATCACCGATCTGTCCGGCCGCACATTGTCAGGCCAGACCACGGAAGCCTTCTGGAACAGCCTGCGTCACACCAAGCCGTTTTCAGTCGGCCTGAACTGCGCCTTCGGTGCCGACCTGATGCGCGCCTATGTCGCCGAGTTGAGCCGCGTGGCCGATGTGCCGGTCAGCGCCTATCCCAATGCCGGTTTGCCCAACCAGTTCGGCGAATATGACGAAGAGCCGCATACGACGGCCGGCCATCTGCGCGAATGGGCGCTGTCCGGCCTGCTGAATATCGTCGGCGGCTGCTGTGGCACCACGCCCGATCATATCAGGGCCATCGCCGACAGTGTGCAGGGCGTGAAGCCGCGCCGCATCCCGACCATTCCGCCGCAGCTCCGGCTCAGCGGTCTTGAACCCTTTGCAGTGCCAGCAGCATGA
- a CDS encoding ArsR/SmtB family transcription factor, with the protein MNIEPSFTLDVLMAALRAAAEPTRLRLLALCADSQLTVSELTQILGQSQPRVSRHLKLLCEAGLLERVPEGTWAFYRVGDRLAGAPLARALATLLPAEDPILARDAERLIAVKRARTEAAERYFRDNAAQWSAIRSLHIDEAQVEAAVLKMLDGGQPIGDLLDIGTGTGRLLEILSPKVKRGLGVDSSRDMLSIARSNLERAGIKHCQVRQADMYALPLDSNSIDAAVIHQVLHFADEPQKAIQEAARVLTPGGHLVIVDFAPHNLEDLRARHAHRRLGFADAELRPWCAAAGLDLDPVTALPGHPLTVHVWRATKRGVPVTAISQKSAAA; encoded by the coding sequence ATGAACATCGAGCCGAGCTTTACCCTGGACGTCCTGATGGCCGCTTTGCGGGCTGCCGCCGAGCCGACGCGGCTGCGCCTGCTGGCGCTCTGCGCCGACAGCCAGCTCACGGTGTCAGAGCTCACCCAGATTCTGGGCCAAAGTCAGCCGCGCGTCTCGCGACATCTGAAACTGCTCTGCGAGGCGGGGCTGCTGGAGCGTGTGCCGGAAGGCACCTGGGCTTTCTATCGCGTGGGCGATCGGCTGGCCGGTGCGCCGCTGGCCCGTGCGCTGGCCACGTTGCTGCCGGCCGAGGACCCCATTCTGGCGCGCGATGCCGAGCGGCTGATCGCCGTGAAGCGCGCCCGCACCGAGGCCGCCGAACGGTATTTCCGCGACAATGCCGCCCAGTGGTCGGCGATCCGCTCGCTGCATATTGATGAAGCCCAGGTTGAGGCCGCCGTGCTGAAGATGCTGGATGGCGGTCAGCCGATCGGCGATCTGCTCGACATCGGCACCGGCACCGGCAGGCTGCTGGAAATCCTCAGCCCGAAAGTGAAGCGCGGCCTCGGCGTCGATAGCAGCCGTGACATGCTGAGCATTGCACGCAGCAACCTGGAACGTGCTGGCATCAAGCATTGCCAGGTTCGTCAGGCCGACATGTATGCCCTGCCGCTCGACAGCAACAGCATCGATGCGGCGGTGATCCATCAGGTGCTGCATTTCGCCGACGAACCGCAGAAGGCGATCCAGGAAGCCGCCCGCGTGCTGACGCCCGGCGGCCACCTGGTGATAGTCGATTTCGCACCGCATAACCTGGAAGACCTGCGCGCCCGTCATGCGCACCGCCGCCTTGGCTTTGCCGATGCCGAATTGCGCCCCTGGTGCGCTGCGGCCGGGCTTGACCTCGATCCGGTCACCGCGCTGCCGGGCCATCCGCTGACCGTCCATGTCTGGCGCGCCACCAAGCGCGGCGTCCCGGTGACTGCCATTTCACAGAAGAGTGCTGCCGCATGA
- the pstB gene encoding phosphate ABC transporter ATP-binding protein PstB: protein MVTRKVGVFYGEKQALHDVDLDIPARSVTALIGPSGCGKSTFLRCLNRMNDTIRDCRVIGDITLDKLNVYDSKVDVVQLRARVGMVFQKANPFPKSIYENVAYGPRIHGLAENNEHLDHIVETSLKQAGLWKEVGNRLQESGTGLSGGQQQRLCIARAIAVAPEVILMDEPCSALDPIATAHIEELMDELREQYTIVIVTHSMQQAARVSQKTAFFHLGNLVETDDTRVIFTNPKDERTQGYITGRFG, encoded by the coding sequence ATGGTGACGCGCAAGGTCGGCGTCTTCTACGGCGAGAAGCAGGCGCTCCATGACGTCGATCTCGACATTCCGGCCCGTTCGGTCACGGCGCTCATCGGCCCGTCCGGCTGCGGAAAATCGACGTTCCTGCGTTGCCTGAACCGGATGAACGACACGATCCGAGACTGCCGCGTCATCGGCGATATCACGCTCGACAAGCTTAATGTCTACGACAGCAAGGTCGATGTCGTGCAACTGCGCGCCCGCGTCGGCATGGTGTTCCAGAAGGCGAATCCGTTCCCGAAATCGATCTACGAGAATGTCGCCTACGGTCCACGCATCCATGGCCTGGCTGAAAACAACGAGCATCTCGACCATATCGTCGAGACATCGCTGAAGCAGGCCGGTCTGTGGAAGGAAGTTGGCAACCGACTGCAGGAATCCGGCACTGGCCTGTCCGGTGGCCAGCAGCAGCGCCTCTGCATTGCCCGCGCCATTGCCGTGGCACCGGAAGTGATCCTGATGGACGAGCCCTGCTCGGCGCTCGACCCGATCGCCACTGCGCATATCGAAGAACTGATGGACGAACTGCGCGAGCAGTACACCATTGTCATCGTGACGCATTCGATGCAGCAGGCCGCGCGCGTCTCGCAGAAGACCGCTTTCTTCCATCTGGGCAACCTGGTCGAAACCGACGACACCAGGGTGATTTTCACCAATCCCAAGGATGAGCGGACCCAGGGTTACATCACCGGTCGCTTCGGCTGA
- the phoB gene encoding phosphate regulon transcriptional regulator PhoB: MNIAIKPRVLVIEDEAALLALLRYNLEKENYTVDEAMDGEQALLKVAEHMPDLILLDWMLPRLSGLEVCRQLRRDPNARNVPIIMLTARGEEADRVRGLDAGADDYIAKPFSPSELLARIRAVLRRIRPALAEEVLTYGGLVMDVATHKVTRNSRDIHLGPTEFRLLRYFLEHPGRVLSRDQLLDAVWGRDIYVEQRTVDVHIRRLRKALNGNGETDVIRTVRSAGYALELTATPAMSA, encoded by the coding sequence ATGAATATCGCAATCAAGCCGCGCGTCCTTGTCATCGAGGACGAGGCAGCGCTACTGGCGCTGCTGCGCTACAATCTGGAAAAGGAAAACTACACCGTCGACGAAGCGATGGACGGCGAGCAGGCCCTGCTGAAGGTGGCCGAGCATATGCCGGACCTGATCCTGCTCGACTGGATGCTGCCGCGCCTGTCGGGGCTGGAAGTCTGTCGCCAGCTGCGTCGCGATCCCAATGCCCGTAATGTGCCGATCATCATGCTGACGGCGCGCGGCGAGGAAGCCGACCGCGTGCGCGGCCTGGATGCTGGTGCCGACGACTATATCGCCAAGCCGTTTTCGCCCAGCGAACTGCTGGCGCGCATTCGCGCCGTGTTGCGCCGCATCCGTCCGGCTCTGGCGGAAGAGGTGCTGACCTATGGCGGGCTGGTGATGGATGTCGCCACCCACAAGGTGACGCGTAACAGTCGCGATATTCATCTCGGCCCCACCGAGTTCCGTCTGCTGCGTTATTTCCTGGAGCATCCTGGGCGCGTGCTGTCGCGCGATCAATTGCTGGATGCGGTCTGGGGGCGCGATATCTATGTCGAGCAGCGCACAGTCGACGTGCATATCCGCCGGCTGCGCAAGGCTCTGAACGGCAACGGCGAGACGGACGTCATCCGCACCGTGCGTTCGGCCGGCTATGCGCTGGAACTGACCGCCACGCCGGCAATGAGTGCCTGA